GACCATCTCGGTGAGGAACGCGCCGACCGAGGGGATGGCCCCGTAGGAGCGCAACGGGCGACCGTCGCGGGCGAGGAGCTGGCCGCCGACCACGCCGACCTCCGGACGCTCCTCGAGCACGGCGCAAAGCCGCCGCAGCGCGCCCGGCTGCGGACGCGCGTCCGGGTTGAGCAGCAGCAGCAGCCGGCCGTTCGCCTGCGCGAGCGCCTGGTTACAGGCGGCGGCGAAGCCGCGGTTTCGGTCGTTGACGAGCAGGTTGACCGAGGGGTAGCGACCCCGAACCATGTCGGCGCTGCCGTCGGCGGAGGCGTTGTCGACAACCCAGACCTCCGTCGCCGTATCAGCCACGACGGACGCCAAACACTCCGCGAGTGCCTCGCGCGTATTCCAGCTCACGATCACGATCGAGCAGCTCACGCCGCCCTCCAGCGTCTCGCCCGCGCGCCGTTTCGGCGCCGCCGCAGCATCCGCGGCAGCCGGGCGAGCGCCGCCGCCCGCGCAGAGACGAGAACGAGCGCGTCGAGCGGCCGCCGCGCCGCGAGCAGCCGGGCGAGGTCGGCCACGTCACGGAGCGGCTGGCGCAGCGCGAACCGCACCAGCATCCGGCGGTCGGCGTTCTTAGCGAGCAGCCAGGGGTGGTTGCGCCAGGCCAGGTAACTGACGCGGCGCGGGATCCGCCGCCCGGTCGACCCGCGCCGGTGGGCGACGACCGCGCCGGGCGCGTACAGGCAGCGCCAGCCCGCCCGCCTGGCCCGCCAGGCGAGGTCGACGTCCTCCAGGTAGGCGAAGAAGTCCTCGTCGAAGAGGCCAACCTCGTCGAGCAGCTGCCGCCGGTAGAGGGCCGCGGCGGCGATCGGGCCGAAGACCTCGCGGCAGCGGACGAACCCCGGCCCGTCGGGCTCGCCCCTGCCGATCTGGCGCGGATTCCCCTCCGGATCGACCTCGAGGCCGATCCCCTCGATGCGCCCCGGGTCGGCCGCATCGACGATCTTGGACGCGACCATGCCGACACGTTCCCCGTCCGCCGCCTCGACCAGCGCGGCCAGCCATCCGGGCTCGGCTACGGCGTCGTTGTTGAGGAGGGCGATCAGCGGTGTGTCGCTCGCGCGGATCCCCGCGTTGACGGCCGCCGCGAACCCCCGGTTGCGATCGAGTCCGACCAGACGCACCTCGGGGAACGCCTCGGCGAGCATTGCCGCTGTCCCGTCCGTCGAGCCGTTGTCGATGACGATCACCTCCCCCGGCGGGAGCGTCTGGCGCCAGAGCGCCGCGAGGCAGTCGGCAAGCAGATCAGCGCCGTTCCAGCTCGGGATCACGACGGTGGTCGCCGTCATGGCGAGCGGTCCCCCCGTCGCGCCTCCACCCAGATGAGCCCGCTCCGTCCCATCACACAGGCCAGCCACGCTGCCGGGGTGACCGCCGACGAGAGCGGGGTGTGGGCGCGGGCGAGGCACGCCCGTACCGCTCTCCAGAACGGTCCCGGCCGGCGGGCGACCAGACCCAGGCTCGCCACGACCGTGCGGCCCGAGGGGACATGGGTGACCTCCGCCGCCGCGAACCCGGCTCGGTCGAGCAGGTCCCGGAGCGTACCGGGTGTGAAGTGGGAGAGGTGCCGCGGCAGCTCCCATCCGCGCCAGCGAGGACCGAAGAACCAGGCCTCCCAGCTACCGGCGTTGGGAACCTCGATACAGACCCTCCCCCCAGGGCGCAGCACCCGCCGGGTCTCCCGCAGCGTCGCGAGAGGGTCGGACACGTGCTCGAGCACGTGGCGGAAGAAGACCACGTCGACGCTCTCGTCCTCGAATGCCGCGTCCTCCATCGTGCCGGTCCGCACATCGAGCATGTGCTCCTGGCGGGCGCGCGCCGCGGTTGCCGGGTCCAGTTCCACGCCGATCACGTGCCAGCCGTGGTCGCGCAGCTCGGCAAGCTCGTGGCCCGGCCCGCACCCGACGTCGAGGGCTATGCCTCCCGGAGTGTACGGCGGGAAGCGACGGAGCCGGGGCGCCAGCGGCCGCACCCGCGCGGCGGCGATACGGGCGACTCGCCCCGGCCTGTCCGGTGTGGGGTAGCCCCGGCGGGCAAGAAACGCGATCTGGAGGCTGCGCCGCCAGCGAGCTGTCAGCCGTGCCGGAGGCCCCACGTCCGGACCTCGCCGGTAGTTCGGGTACGCGGGCGGGTAGAGGGCGGCAAGCTCGTCGAGCGAGCTTGGCTGCGGCCAGGTGAGCAGGAACTGACAGCGCGTGCAGCGCACCACTTCGTACACGCCGGGGACACCGGCGAGCATGTCCGTCCCCTCCAGGACCGTCGTGGCGACGGAGCCCGGACCACAGCGGGGGCAGATGACGGTGCGGGCAGGGCGAGCCTCGGCCTCGGCCGCGATCCTCCCAGCACTGTGCGCCACCGAGGCCACGGCGGCGCCGACCCGGAGCGCCCGGCCCGGGTGACGGGGCGCCCCGAGCCCTCCTCTGCGGTAGTGGAGGCTTCCGGCCAGGTTGTTGGCGTTGGCCAGGTGACGCACGCGGACCCGGCCGAACCCGGCTTCGCTCAGCAGGGCGGCCAGGCTTGCCGGGGTGAAGTGGGAGAGGTGCCGCGGCAGGTCCCACCCGTACCAGGCGCTGCCGAACAGGCGGGCCTCCAGGCTGCCCGCGTTGGGCACCGACAGCAGCAGGCGCCCACCGGGCTTGAGGACCCGTCGCAGCTCGGAGAGCGTCCGCCGAGGGTCGCGCACGTGCTCGAGGACCATGCGCATGACGACGACGTCGGCGTAGCCGTCCGGCAGCGCGGCCTGCTCGACGGTCCCCGTCCTGACGTCGAGGCCGTGTCGCTGCCTCGCCGTCGCCGACGCCGCCGGGTCGACCTCGATTCCGACGACGTCCCAGCCCAACGCCCGCATCTCGGCCAGGTAGGCGCCGGTGGCGGAGCCGACCTCTACGAGGGTCCCGCCGGGCACGAACGGCGGCAGCCACACGAACCGCTGGGACAGGAGCCGACTGGCGAGCGTCCCCGCGGCTCGCCACCGAAGCCTGCCGCCATCGCCCCTCGCCGGGTAGCGACGCGCCTCCAGGACACCGGCTCGCAGCCCGGCCCGCAGCCGGCCGTCAGGCTCGGCCTGCCCGTTCGGCGGCGGGTGGTACGGAGGGTACTCGGGGGGGTAGTGGCGCGCGAGGGCGGCCTCGCCGAGTTGGGGGTTCGTGTACAGGAAGCCGCAGCGGCGGCAGCGGACGA
This window of the Gaiella occulta genome carries:
- a CDS encoding class I SAM-dependent methyltransferase, whose protein sequence is MSATAAPDRLASGADERFVTCRRCGADDPALVVCSGDRLLGLPGGFRVVRCRRCGFLYTNPQLGEAALARHYPPEYPPYHPPPNGQAEPDGRLRAGLRAGVLEARRYPARGDGGRLRWRAAGTLASRLLSQRFVWLPPFVPGGTLVEVGSATGAYLAEMRALGWDVVGIEVDPAASATARQRHGLDVRTGTVEQAALPDGYADVVVMRMVLEHVRDPRRTLSELRRVLKPGGRLLLSVPNAGSLEARLFGSAWYGWDLPRHLSHFTPASLAALLSEAGFGRVRVRHLANANNLAGSLHYRRGGLGAPRHPGRALRVGAAVASVAHSAGRIAAEAEARPARTVICPRCGPGSVATTVLEGTDMLAGVPGVYEVVRCTRCQFLLTWPQPSSLDELAALYPPAYPNYRRGPDVGPPARLTARWRRSLQIAFLARRGYPTPDRPGRVARIAAARVRPLAPRLRRFPPYTPGGIALDVGCGPGHELAELRDHGWHVIGVELDPATAARARQEHMLDVRTGTMEDAAFEDESVDVVFFRHVLEHVSDPLATLRETRRVLRPGGRVCIEVPNAGSWEAWFFGPRWRGWELPRHLSHFTPGTLRDLLDRAGFAAAEVTHVPSGRTVVASLGLVARRPGPFWRAVRACLARAHTPLSSAVTPAAWLACVMGRSGLIWVEARRGDRSP
- a CDS encoding glycosyltransferase family 2 protein — protein: MTATTVVIPSWNGADLLADCLAALWRQTLPPGEVIVIDNGSTDGTAAMLAEAFPEVRLVGLDRNRGFAAAVNAGIRASDTPLIALLNNDAVAEPGWLAALVEAADGERVGMVASKIVDAADPGRIEGIGLEVDPEGNPRQIGRGEPDGPGFVRCREVFGPIAAAALYRRQLLDEVGLFDEDFFAYLEDVDLAWRARRAGWRCLYAPGAVVAHRRGSTGRRIPRRVSYLAWRNHPWLLAKNADRRMLVRFALRQPLRDVADLARLLAARRPLDALVLVSARAAALARLPRMLRRRRNGARARRWRAA